A portion of the Agrobacterium tumefaciens genome contains these proteins:
- a CDS encoding HVO_A0114 family putative DNA-binding protein yields MRTLTITTNADWKSALRVAGKRAGIGLESGEYQGETLNFETPGTFFSRLTERRWELLNVLLGSGTVGVRELARRLNRDVKRVHEDAAVLVELGLIEKDERGALSCPFEHIHIDMMMVSARQVA; encoded by the coding sequence GCCGACTGGAAATCGGCATTACGCGTAGCAGGTAAGCGCGCTGGTATTGGCCTCGAAAGCGGTGAGTATCAGGGTGAAACGCTAAACTTTGAGACACCCGGCACATTCTTTTCGCGTCTCACCGAGCGCCGTTGGGAACTACTGAACGTCCTTCTGGGAAGTGGAACGGTTGGCGTGCGAGAGCTTGCGCGCAGACTGAACCGGGACGTCAAGCGCGTCCATGAAGATGCTGCGGTGCTAGTCGAGCTGGGACTGATTGAGAAGGACGAGCGCGGTGCATTAAGTTGCCCGTTCGAGCATATTCATATCGATATGATGATGGTGTCAGCAAGACAGGTGGCGTGA